A window of the Brassica napus cultivar Da-Ae chromosome A2, Da-Ae, whole genome shotgun sequence genome harbors these coding sequences:
- the LOC106397113 gene encoding threonine synthase 2, chloroplastic, whose product MAFFSLLHSATYFPSHSETLFRPHSTASSTVRCTSQTTPSPAAPPQKHRRSDENIRDEARRRPQLQNLSARYVPFDAPPLSTESYSLDEIVYRSQSGGLLDVQHDFAALKCYDGAFWRNLFDSRVGKTTWPYGSGVWSKKEWVLPEIDDDDIISAFEGNSNLFWAERFGKQYLQMNDLWVKHCGISHTGSFKDLGMTVLVSQVNRLRKMNKPVVGVGCASTGDTSAALSAYCAAAGIPSIVFLPADKISTAQLVQPIANGAFVLSLDTDFDGCMHLIREVTAELPIYLANSLNSLRLEGQKTAAIEILQQFNWEVPDWVIVPGGNLGNIYAFYKGFHMCKELGLVDRIPRLVCAQAANANPLYLHYKSGFDQDFNPMKADTTFASAIQIGDPVSIDRAVYALKKSNGIVEEATEEELMDAMALADSTGMFICPHTGVALTALMKLRKAGVIEANDRTVVVSTAHGLKFTQSKIEYHSKNIQEMACRLANPPVKVKAEFGSVMDVLKEYLKNNESKW is encoded by the exons aTGGCTTTCTTTTCTCTCCTCCACTCCGCCACCTACTTTCCTTCCCACTCTGAAACCCTGTTTCGACCTCACTCCACCGCCTCATCCACGGTTCGATGCACCTCCCAAACCACTCCCTCTCCCGCTGCTCCGCCGCAGAAACACCGCCGCTCCGATGAAAACATCCGCGACGAGGCTCGCCGCCGTCCTCAGCTCCAAAATCTCTCCGCACGCTACGTCCCCTTCGACGCTCCGCCGCTCTCCACTGAGTCCTACTCCCTCGACGAGATCGTCTACCGCTCCCAGTCCGGCGGCCTCCTCGACGTCCAGCACGACTTCGCTGCCCTAAAATGCTACGACGGAGCATTCTGGCGTAACCTCTTCGACTCACGCGTCGGTAAAACCACTTGGCCGTACGGATCAGGCGTCTGGTCAAAGAAAGAGTGGGTTCTTCCAGAGATCGACGACGATGACATCATCTCCGCCTTCGAAGGAAACTCAAACCTCTTCTGGGCCGAGAGGTTCGGGAAACAGTACCTCCAGATGAACGATCTCTGGGTGAAACACTGTGGTATCAGCCACACGGGCTCGTTCAAAGATCTTGGCATGACTGTTCTTGTTTCTCAG GTAAACCGTCTCCGGAAAATGAACAAACCAGTCGTCGGAGTCGGTTGTGCCTCCACCGGAGATACATCCGCCGCGCTCTCCGCATACTGCGCCGCCGCAGGAATCCCCTCCATCGTCTTCTTACCGGCGGACAAAATCTCCACGGCTCAGCTCGTGCAACCTATCGCAAACGGAGCGTTTGTGCTAAGCCTCGACACAGACTTCGACGGGTGCATGCATCTGATCCGAGAAGTCACGGCGGAGCTCCCTATCTACTTAGCCAACTCTCTCAACAGCCTCCGTCTCGAGGGGCAAAAGACGGCGGCTATTGAGATCTTGCAGCAGTTCAACTGGGAAGTCCCAGACTGGGTCATCGTCCCTGGAGGGAACCTCGGTAACATCTACGCGTTTTACAAAGGGTTTCACATGTGTAAAGAGTTAGGGCTTGTTGATAGGATCCCTAGGCTTGTGTGTGCTCAAGCTGCTAACGCAAACCCGCTTTACTTGCACTACAAGTCAGGGTTTGATCAAGATTTTAACCCGATGAAAGCAGACACAACGTTTGCTTCCGCTATTCAGATAGGTGATCCTGTGTCTATAGATAGAGCTGTGTATGCTTTGAAGAAGTCTAATGGGATTGTTGAGGAAGCTACTGAAGAGGAGTTGATGGACGCAATGGCTCTTGCTGATTCGACCGGTATGTTTATATGTCCACACACTGGTGTTGCGTTGACGGCTCTGATGAAGCTGAGGAAAGCTGGAGTTATAGAAGCTAATGATCGGACGGTGGTGGTGAGTACAGCTCATGGGTTGAAGTTTACGCAGAGTAAGATCGAGTATCATTCAAAGAATATACAAGAGATGGCTTGTAGGTTGGCCAACCCACCGGTTAAGGTTAAGGCAGAGTTTGGTTCGGTTATGGATGTTCTTAAGGAGTATCTTAAGAACAATGAGTCTAAGTGGtga